The proteins below are encoded in one region of Streptobacillus ratti:
- a CDS encoding PTS-dependent dihydroxyacetone kinase phosphotransferase subunit DhaM, producing MKKETVGIVLVCHSNSMTDAFLEFCNVLKQEDFELLNGGGSNYDTYGTTPEIVASVIKKANRGKGVLVLVDFGSSINAVKGAIKLIDGEIDVEIADCPLVEGTVSAIVANDENMNLKKLKAIAEDSINFKKIK from the coding sequence ATGAAAAAAGAAACAGTAGGAATAGTATTAGTTTGTCATAGTAATTCCATGACAGATGCTTTTTTAGAATTTTGTAATGTTTTAAAGCAAGAAGATTTTGAATTATTAAATGGTGGTGGAAGTAATTATGATACTTATGGAACTACACCTGAGATAGTTGCAAGCGTAATCAAAAAAGCAAATAGAGGAAAAGGTGTATTAGTACTTGTGGACTTTGGAAGTTCAATAAATGCAGTAAAAGGTGCAATAAAATTAATAGATGGTGAAATAGATGTTGAAATAGCAGACTGTCCGTTAGTTGAGGGAACTGTGTCAGCTATAGTTGCTAATGATGAAAATATGAATTTAAAAAAATTAAAGGCTATTGCAGAGGATAGTATTAATTTTAAGAAAATAAAGTGA
- a CDS encoding NUDIX domain-containing protein, whose protein sequence is MYINLDERLQFILNILNEYGEGYLVGGALRDIFLGFKPTDFDMATNIPMEELLHILSEYSPIIISERYQVISIQVDEYKIEIARFRKENGVLDGRNPQNFEFVENIEEDLSRRDFTVNALAYNNNKGLIDKYGSIKDIENLELNIIGEDKALRLAEDNTRIYRALYLVSKYNFKLSCETKNAISNFKNHRKLNVSISGFGKLLDKILFDRYSYKALKIMLDNDLFRFFIPELSIDNLDNTTIKNIINTYNVYCKYNVFEDKTIGYAILFLYSGKNTLDDNKFLVNSMIIAESYLKKIGLNMTDIILVKNLIYYSNIVSRAINKETVKRMLFEFRNNKNVSKLLNFISFIHHHNDNYNEIMKKTLELLSRIQSIYFEGEVVFINDLDINLVDLYNIGLDTEISKESIRQDIYKHVNEGNLNNKKEDIIEYIKNKYDVKFNVVKVSSAGGIVYRVNKDNNIEFLLVKILGGNWGFPKGHIEDNETKVMTAIREIKEETNLETIIIDSENFQKDISYITNTGELKYVTFFLARAISHNVLIDIGEISEYKWCSYGDALKILTYSSHRKLLQEARLYIFKE, encoded by the coding sequence ATGTACATAAATTTAGATGAAAGATTGCAATTTATATTAAATATTTTAAATGAATATGGAGAGGGATATTTAGTAGGTGGAGCATTAAGAGATATATTTTTAGGATTTAAACCTACTGATTTTGATATGGCAACTAATATTCCCATGGAAGAATTATTACATATTTTAAGCGAGTATAGTCCGATAATAATTTCTGAAAGATATCAAGTTATATCAATACAAGTTGATGAATATAAAATAGAGATTGCAAGATTTAGAAAAGAAAATGGAGTATTAGACGGTAGAAATCCACAAAATTTTGAATTTGTAGAAAATATTGAAGAAGATTTATCGAGAAGAGATTTTACTGTAAATGCTTTAGCTTACAACAATAATAAAGGTTTAATAGATAAATATGGTTCAATTAAAGATATTGAAAATCTTGAATTAAATATTATAGGAGAAGATAAGGCACTTAGACTTGCTGAAGATAACACAAGAATATATAGAGCCTTGTATTTAGTTTCAAAATATAATTTTAAATTATCATGTGAAACAAAAAATGCAATATCTAATTTTAAAAATCATAGAAAACTTAATGTAAGTATAAGTGGGTTTGGTAAATTATTGGATAAAATCTTATTTGATAGATATTCATACAAAGCTTTAAAAATAATGTTAGATAATGATTTATTTAGATTTTTTATTCCTGAATTATCTATAGATAATTTAGATAATACCACTATTAAAAATATTATAAATACATATAATGTATATTGCAAATATAATGTTTTTGAGGATAAAACAATAGGATATGCAATACTTTTTCTATATTCAGGTAAAAATACATTAGATGATAATAAATTTTTAGTAAATAGTATGATAATTGCAGAATCATACTTAAAAAAAATTGGTTTGAATATGACAGATATTATTTTAGTTAAAAATCTCATTTATTATAGTAATATAGTAAGTAGAGCGATAAATAAGGAAACTGTAAAAAGAATGTTATTTGAATTTAGAAATAATAAAAATGTTTCTAAATTACTTAATTTTATTTCTTTTATTCATCATCATAATGATAATTATAACGAAATAATGAAAAAAACTTTAGAATTGTTAAGTAGAATACAATCAATATATTTTGAGGGAGAAGTAGTATTTATCAATGATTTAGATATTAATTTAGTTGATTTATACAACATAGGACTAGATACTGAAATAAGTAAAGAGTCTATAAGACAAGATATATATAAACATGTTAATGAAGGGAATTTAAATAATAAAAAAGAAGATATTATTGAATATATTAAAAATAAATATGATGTAAAATTTAATGTAGTTAAAGTATCTTCAGCAGGTGGGATTGTATATAGAGTAAATAAGGATAATAATATTGAATTTTTATTAGTTAAAATATTAGGAGGTAATTGGGGATTTCCAAAAGGTCATATAGAAGATAATGAAACTAAAGTAATGACAGCTATTAGAGAAATTAAAGAAGAAACAAATCTTGAAACTATAATAATAGATTCTGAAAATTTCCAAAAAGATATTTCATATATTACAAATACAGGAGAATTGAAATATGTTACTTTTTTCTTAGCTAGAGCTATTAGTCATAATGTATTAATTGATATAGGAGAAATTAGTGAATATAAATGGTGTAGTTATGGAGACGCATTAAAGATATTAACTTATTCATCGCATAGAAAATTATTACAAGAGGCAAGATTATATATATTTAAAGAATAG
- a CDS encoding RNA methyltransferase, producing the protein MRNNIFLGLVHYPVYNKNSEVVATSVTNFDIHDISRTCRTYDVNKYFIITPVDAQKELTSRILGFWQEGDGIDFNKDRNEAFENTLLSDSIEKSIEEIIKITGKKPKLVTTSARLFEKTISFEKLSEKIFNDDEVYFILFGTGWGLTQEIMDISDYILEPIRINTRYNHLSVRAAVSIILDRLFGEN; encoded by the coding sequence ATGAGAAATAATATTTTTTTAGGATTAGTACATTATCCAGTGTATAATAAAAATAGTGAAGTAGTTGCAACTTCTGTTACAAATTTTGATATACATGATATATCAAGAACTTGTAGAACATATGATGTAAATAAATACTTTATTATTACTCCAGTAGATGCACAAAAAGAACTAACGTCAAGAATATTAGGATTTTGGCAAGAGGGAGACGGAATAGATTTTAATAAAGATAGAAATGAAGCATTTGAAAATACACTTTTATCAGATAGTATAGAAAAAAGTATAGAAGAAATAATAAAGATTACAGGGAAAAAACCAAAGCTTGTTACAACTTCAGCAAGATTATTTGAAAAGACAATTTCATTTGAAAAATTATCAGAAAAAATATTTAATGATGATGAAGTTTATTTCATTTTATTTGGAACAGGTTGGGGATTAACTCAAGAAATTATGGATATTTCAGATTATATCTTAGAACCAATAAGAATAAATACAAGATACAATCATCTTTCTGTAAGAGCAGCAGTATCAATTATTTTAGATAGATTATTTGGAGAAAATTAG